In Nitrososphaerota archaeon, the following proteins share a genomic window:
- a CDS encoding MBL fold metallo-hydrolase, which yields MRIERFVVPPLDNNAYLLFDERTCEAAVIDPALGSDVLLSKAQELGAHIIYILNTHGHPDHICDDRKMKEATGAKLCIHELDAYRLLYNPFSKDPIPPTPDILLKGGETLQIGSLKVEVIHTPGHTEGGCCFYLAEEGIIFTGDTLFAGNIGRVDLQGSDPAAMLRSLKLLFTLPKNVKVYPGHGYTTTIEDEDWMIESNYIENLLS from the coding sequence TTGCGCATAGAGCGGTTTGTGGTCCCTCCCCTTGATAACAACGCCTACCTTCTTTTTGATGAAAGAACATGTGAGGCAGCTGTCATAGATCCAGCTTTAGGTTCTGATGTGCTGTTAAGTAAGGCGCAAGAGCTGGGTGCGCATATAATCTATATCTTGAACACGCACGGCCACCCAGACCACATCTGCGACGATAGGAAAATGAAAGAAGCTACTGGGGCAAAGCTCTGCATCCACGAGTTAGACGCTTATCGCCTACTCTACAACCCCTTCTCCAAAGACCCAATCCCACCTACACCAGACATACTACTTAAGGGGGGCGAAACCCTTCAGATAGGTTCGCTGAAGGTTGAAGTGATACACACACCTGGGCATACTGAAGGGGGATGCTGCTTCTACCTCGCAGAAGAAGGCATAATATTTACAGGCGATACACTCTTCGCAGGCAACATCGGAAGAGTGGATCTACAGGGCTCAGACCCTGCTGCGATGCTTAGAAGCCTTAAGCTGCTCTTCACATTACCGAAGAATGTGAAAGTTTACCCAGGCCACGGCTACACAACAACCATCGAAGATGAGGACTGGATGATCGAATCCAACTACATCGAAAACCTACTGAGCTAA
- a CDS encoding PFL family protein: MYTPEEIVETYEMLSLQHLNIRTITAGINLLGCLDKDLNRVKRCVYTKVVETALRLNKAVKEVEAKYGVEIVNKRIAVTPVAILLEPFAEEKGAAKVGLELATVLDNAAEEGDIDYIGGYSALVHKGFTKGDLALIESIPIVLSSTSRVCSCVNIASTRTGINVDAALKMGEVIKKTSELTAERRGVGCAKLVTFANAPEDNPFMPGAYHGLGEPEVSVNVGISGPAVIKAIVEKNQDLDLRQLADLVKRAAFKVTRVGELLGREVAKLMGVQFSTVDLSLAPTPKQGESIANILEAMGLERCGAPGTTAALMLLTDAVKKGGSMATTFVGGLSGAFIPVSEDAGMVDAVKAGALSLEKLEAMTSVCSAGLDMIAVPGDTSAESLAGIILDEAAICVANDKPGGVRIIPVPNAKAGEFVEFGGLLGSTVVMEVSRFKPDRFVKRGGQIPAPIHSFRG, from the coding sequence ATGTATACGCCTGAAGAGATCGTTGAAACATATGAGATGCTTTCACTACAGCACCTCAACATCAGAACGATCACAGCAGGTATAAATCTACTAGGCTGCTTAGATAAAGATCTAAACAGAGTAAAGAGATGCGTCTACACAAAGGTGGTTGAAACAGCCCTAAGATTGAACAAGGCTGTCAAAGAAGTCGAGGCAAAGTATGGTGTTGAAATCGTGAATAAGAGGATCGCAGTAACACCAGTAGCCATCCTACTAGAGCCATTCGCTGAGGAAAAGGGTGCAGCTAAAGTAGGTTTAGAGCTGGCTACAGTCTTAGACAATGCTGCTGAAGAGGGGGACATCGACTACATAGGGGGGTACTCAGCCCTAGTGCATAAAGGGTTTACCAAAGGTGATCTAGCGCTTATAGAGAGCATACCGATTGTTTTAAGCAGCACAAGCAGAGTCTGCAGCTGCGTCAACATAGCATCCACGCGAACAGGGATAAACGTGGATGCGGCGCTGAAGATGGGTGAGGTGATAAAGAAGACATCAGAGTTAACGGCTGAGCGTAGGGGTGTCGGATGCGCCAAGCTGGTTACATTCGCAAACGCACCAGAAGACAATCCCTTTATGCCAGGAGCCTACCACGGTTTAGGCGAGCCAGAAGTATCGGTTAATGTAGGCATCAGTGGACCAGCTGTCATAAAAGCTATTGTGGAGAAGAATCAGGATCTAGATCTTAGGCAGCTCGCTGATCTCGTAAAGAGGGCTGCGTTCAAGGTTACTAGGGTGGGCGAGCTATTAGGTAGAGAGGTGGCGAAGCTGATGGGCGTTCAGTTCAGCACAGTAGACCTCTCTTTAGCACCAACGCCTAAGCAAGGCGAGAGCATAGCCAACATACTCGAAGCCATGGGTCTGGAGCGCTGCGGCGCACCGGGCACAACGGCAGCACTAATGCTTCTTACCGATGCTGTAAAGAAGGGTGGGAGCATGGCTACGACCTTCGTAGGAGGGCTGAGCGGTGCTTTTATCCCTGTTAGTGAGGATGCAGGTATGGTTGATGCGGTTAAAGCTGGTGCGCTTAGTCTAGAGAAGCTTGAAGCGATGACCTCTGTTTGTTCAGCTGGTTTAGATATGATCGCTGTACCCGGCGACACGTCAGCCGAATCATTGGCTGGCATAATATTGGATGAAGCGGCTATCTGTGTGGCTAATGATAAGCCTGGTGGCGTTAGGATAATCCCTGTCCCCAATGCTAAGGCTGGCGAGTTTGTTGAGTTTGGAGGCTTACTCGGCAGCACCGTAGTTATGGAAGTAAGCAGATTTAAGCCAGATAGATTCGTTAAGCGAGGGGGGCAGATACCAGCACCTATTCACAGCTTCAGAGGTTAG
- a CDS encoding ACT domain-containing protein, with the protein MPDERVVVTVLGADRVGIVAGISRVLAENNVNILDLTSSKIRDLFVMIMLVDISNSRVSLEKLKELLGAEAAKIGVQVTVQHENIFRYMHRV; encoded by the coding sequence ATGCCAGATGAGCGAGTGGTTGTGACTGTTCTCGGCGCTGATAGAGTTGGTATTGTGGCTGGAATATCTAGGGTTCTTGCTGAGAATAATGTGAATATCCTTGATCTTACGTCAAGTAAGATAAGAGATCTATTTGTGATGATAATGCTGGTCGATATTAGTAACAGCAGAGTCAGTTTGGAGAAGCTGAAGGAGCTGCTTGGGGCTGAGGCTGCGAAGATAGGGGTGCAAGTTACGGTTCAACACGAGAACATATTTCGCTACATGCATAGGGTGTGA